A portion of the Microbacterium hominis genome contains these proteins:
- a CDS encoding RtcB family protein codes for MERLSARLLSWASLIDEKTVEQARTSSRMPFIHPHLALMPDAHLGKGATVGSVIPTLGAIMPAAVGVDIGCGMIAVRTRFTRAQLVERDLTQLREQIERAVPLSAGRDNRKVVATAEPRVAELEELAEKAEFDPGRYAGHWRHQLGSLGSGNHFIEVSVDELDRVWMFLHSGSRGVGNKIATHHIGVAQRLAKKWAIELPDPDLAYLVEGTDEFRRYIRELRWAQHFALLNREEMMDRVARQLGELMGEAVIEEERINCHHNFTESERHFGKQVWVSRKGAIQADAGRPGLIPGSMGTASYVVEGLGNPLSLNSSPHGAGREYSRSAARRAFTHAQLREAMTGIEFRDTDAFIDEIPQAYKPIDRVMADAADLVSVRHTLRQLVNVKGD; via the coding sequence ATGGAGAGGCTCTCCGCACGGCTGCTCTCGTGGGCGAGCCTGATCGACGAGAAGACCGTCGAGCAGGCGCGCACCTCGAGCCGCATGCCGTTCATCCACCCGCACCTGGCGCTCATGCCCGATGCGCACCTCGGCAAGGGCGCCACCGTGGGGTCGGTCATCCCGACCCTCGGCGCGATCATGCCCGCCGCCGTCGGCGTCGACATCGGGTGCGGCATGATCGCCGTGCGCACCCGGTTCACCCGGGCGCAGCTCGTCGAGCGCGACCTCACGCAGCTGCGCGAGCAGATCGAGCGCGCCGTGCCGCTGTCGGCCGGCCGCGACAACCGCAAGGTCGTCGCGACCGCCGAGCCGCGCGTCGCCGAGCTCGAGGAGCTCGCCGAGAAGGCGGAGTTCGACCCCGGCCGCTACGCGGGGCACTGGCGGCACCAGCTGGGGTCGCTCGGCTCGGGCAACCACTTCATCGAGGTGTCGGTCGACGAGCTCGACCGGGTGTGGATGTTCCTGCACTCGGGCTCGCGGGGCGTGGGCAACAAGATTGCCACGCACCACATCGGGGTCGCGCAGCGGCTCGCGAAGAAGTGGGCGATCGAGCTTCCCGATCCCGACCTCGCGTACCTCGTGGAGGGCACCGATGAGTTCCGCCGGTACATCCGGGAGCTGCGCTGGGCGCAGCACTTCGCGCTGCTGAACCGCGAGGAGATGATGGACCGCGTCGCCCGCCAGCTCGGCGAGCTGATGGGGGAGGCGGTGATCGAGGAGGAGCGGATCAACTGCCACCACAACTTCACCGAGTCCGAGAGGCACTTCGGAAAGCAGGTGTGGGTGTCGCGCAAGGGCGCGATCCAGGCCGATGCCGGCCGGCCCGGGCTCATCCCCGGCTCCATGGGCACGGCCTCCTACGTGGTCGAGGGGCTCGGCAACCCGCTGTCGCTCAACTCGTCGCCGCACGGCGCCGGGCGCGAGTACTCACGGTCGGCGGCCCGGCGCGCGTTCACCCACGCGCAGCTGCGGGAGGCGATGACGGGCATCGAGTTCCGAGACACGGATGCCTTCATCGATGAGATCCCCCAGGCGTACAAGCCGATCGACCGGGTGATGGCCGACGCGGCCGACCTCGTGTCGGTGCGCCACACCCTGCGGCAGCTCGTCAACGTGAAGGGCGATTGA
- a CDS encoding DNA-3-methyladenine glycosylase family protein: MTSIAPPPAAVERDAGRADERPLETEYRPRHALDLARAVLFQRRGRSDPTMTVSGRVIWRASRTPEGIATLALRETAPGVIRAAAWGPGAVHALGQVPALCGAFDDASGFEAGIHPLVADAHRRNPGLRLGRSERVFDALACAIFEQKITGLQAFAAWRRIVTRHGERAPGPTPHPMFAPPTIDGWRRIPSWDWHRAGLEPPQAKTVTRAAARGESIVRAVETAPDGEAVDRVLISQPGIGPWTSAETRIRALGDPDAVSVGDFHLAHEVGYALTGERTDDDGMLRLLAPWAGQRQRVIRLIGASGAHEPRRAPRLHPEDHRDR, from the coding sequence ATGACGTCGATCGCGCCCCCGCCCGCCGCGGTGGAGCGCGATGCGGGCCGCGCCGACGAGCGGCCTCTCGAGACCGAGTACCGCCCGCGCCACGCGCTGGACCTCGCGCGCGCGGTGCTGTTCCAGCGCCGGGGGCGCAGCGACCCGACGATGACGGTCTCCGGCCGCGTGATCTGGCGCGCGAGCCGCACGCCGGAAGGCATCGCCACGCTCGCGCTGCGCGAGACGGCCCCCGGTGTCATCAGGGCCGCCGCGTGGGGTCCTGGTGCCGTTCACGCCCTCGGCCAGGTTCCCGCGCTGTGCGGCGCGTTCGATGACGCGTCCGGCTTCGAGGCCGGCATCCATCCCCTCGTCGCCGACGCGCACCGACGCAACCCCGGCTTGCGCCTCGGCCGCAGCGAGCGCGTGTTCGACGCGCTCGCCTGTGCGATTTTCGAGCAGAAGATCACCGGCCTGCAGGCCTTCGCCGCCTGGCGGCGCATCGTCACGCGGCACGGCGAGCGCGCGCCCGGCCCGACGCCGCATCCGATGTTCGCGCCGCCGACGATCGACGGGTGGCGGCGCATCCCGTCGTGGGACTGGCACCGCGCCGGACTCGAACCGCCCCAGGCCAAGACGGTCACGAGGGCCGCCGCGCGCGGCGAGTCGATCGTGCGCGCCGTCGAGACCGCCCCCGACGGCGAGGCGGTCGACCGCGTGCTCATCAGCCAGCCGGGCATCGGGCCGTGGACCTCGGCCGAGACCCGCATCCGCGCACTCGGCGACCCGGATGCGGTGAGCGTCGGGGATTTCCACCTCGCGCACGAGGTCGGCTACGCCCTCACCGGCGAACGCACCGACGACGACGGGATGCTGCGCCTGCTGGCCCCGTGGGCGGGGCAGCGTCAGCGGGTCATCCGCCTGATCGGCGCGAGCGGGGCGCACGAGCCGCGCCGCGCACCCCGCCTGCATCCCGAAGACCACCGCGACCGCTGA